The Deinococcus sp. Leaf326 DNA segment CACGGGCGCGCTCTCGATGGCGTCGATGCCCTGCGGCCCGTTGGTCACGTCGAGGTTGTTGGCGAAGATCCGGATCACTTCACCCAGGCCCAGCGTCACGATGGCGAGGTAGTCGCCCTTGAGCTTGAGGACCGGCAACCCGATGAGTACGCCCACGAGCGCCGCCGCGATCACCCCGAGCGGGATGAACAGCCAGAAGAAGTTGGCGTTGATGCCGGTGGCGAAAGCGGCGTTGCCACTCACCTCCGCGAACTGCGGACTGCCGAACACGCCCCACAGGTACGCGCCGACGGCGAAGAAGGCGATGTACCCCAGGTCGAGCAGACCCGCAAGACCCACCACGATGTTGAGTCCCAGGGCCAGCGCCCCGAAGATGAGCATCTGGATCACCAGATCGAAATAGGACGTGTTGTCGCGGCCCATGAAGGGCAGCACGAACACGATGCCCAGCGCGAACACGGCCGTCTTGGCCCAGGGCGCGGCGCGCCACTGGTAAGCGAAGAGCAGCGAGAGCAGGAAGGCTCCGAACAGCACCGGCTGAAGCAGCCGCGCCGGGCCGTCGGTGATCGAGCCGCGCAGGAAGATGAGCAGGGCGGCCGTGACGGCGGCGTAGCCCAGCAGCGGCCAGGTACGGTCGGCCCCCTGAGGACCGCGCCGGAAAGGATTGTTGGCGGGAAGCGTCGTCATGTTACACCTTCTCCGCGGCCGAGCGGCCCAGCAGACCGGCCGGCTTGAGGAACAGAATCAGGATCAGGGCCAGGAAGGCGCCCAGGTCCTTGTACTCGGCCTTGATGGCCCCCAGCCAGTGCAGACCCGGCAGCGAACTGAAGAGGCTGATGACCCCCAGCAGCGTCTCGAGCCAGCCCAGCACCAGCCCGCCCAGCACCGCGCCGGGAATGCTGCCGATGCCGCCCAGCACCGCCGCCGTAAACGCCTTAATGCCCGGCAGCGTGCCGCTGTAGGCGTTCAGGGCCTGGTACTTCATGGCGAACATCACGCCGCCCAGGCCGCCGAGCGCGCCCCCGATCAGGAAGGTCAGGCTGATGATGCGGTTGGCGTCGATCCCCATCAGGCCCGAGGTCTGGCGGTCGTGGGCCACGGCGCGAATGGCGCGCCCGAGCTGCGTGCGGTTGACGAGCAGGTTCAGCCCGATGAGCATGACGGCCGCCACCCCGATCAGGATCAGGTCCTTGACCTGAAGGTTCAGCAGCGAGATGTTGATGCCCAGCAGCGATGTGATGGGGTTGCTGAAGCCCTGGGGCAGCGGCACGCTCAGGTCGAACTGCCCGCGCAGGCCGACCAGGAAGCGCAGCAGGTCCTGCAAGATCAGCGAGACGCCGATCGCCGTAATCAGCGGCACGAGCCGCTGCGCGCCGCGAAGTGGCCGGTAGGCCAAGCGCTCGATGACCACGTTGAGCAGGCCCGAGACGGCCATGGCCGCGATACAGGCGAGGAGCAGTTTGAGATAGCCGTTCATGGTCGAGGCCTGCACGGCGTCGAAGACCAGGAAGCCGACGATGCCCCCGGCGATGAACACCTCGCTGTGCGCGAAGTTGATGAGCTGCAATACGCCGTACACCATGGTGTAGCCGAGCGCGATGATGGCGTACAGCACGCCGAGGCTCAGGCCGCCGACGAATACCTGCAACAGCACGGTTCCGAAAGTTTGAAAGTCCACAAGTCACCCACCAATCAACGAGGCCAGAAACGAAATTCGGGACCGGAGGTCGCTGCGGACGCGGTCCCCAGATATGCGAGGAGGGGAGGCCGGCGGTCTGCCTGCGCTCCCCTGCAAAAACCCTGCGTGCGGCCGGTTGCCCGGAAGGGTATGGGACCCCGGCCGCACCCGCGTGTTACTGGCGAACGACGTTGACGGTGCCGGCGGTGCTGCGCGCGCCGTTCTTCACCGCGATGACGTACATCTTGGCGGTCTGGCGGTCGCCGTTCTTGTCGAACTTGACCTGACCGGTGACGACATTGAAGGTGCCGGTGCGCACGGCGGTCTCCACCTGGGTGCGGGTGGGAACCTTGTTGCCGGCGGCCTTGTAGGCGTTGAGCATGCCCTGAAGCGCGATCTTGGCCGAGTCGTAGCCCATGAGGCCGAAGCCCTGCATGTCGGTCTTGAAGGTGGTCTGGAAGCTGGCGGCCAGCGCCTTGGCGGCGGGCACAGCGTCCAGGGGGGGCGCGACGGTCGTGAAGTAGAGGTTGTTGGCGCCGGTGCCGGCGAGCTTGGTCAGGTCGTCGCTGTCGTAGCCGTCGCCGCCGACGATGGGCGTCTGGATGCCCTTGTCGCGCAGCTGCTTGGCGAAGGGACCGACCTGGCCGTACAGACCGCCGAAGTAGATGGCGTCGGGCTTGAGGGTCTGGATCTTGGTGATCAGGGCGGTGAAGTCGCGGTCCTCGGCGGCCACGCCTTCGCTCTGCACGATGGTCACGCCCTTGGCCTTCATGGCCTTC contains these protein-coding regions:
- a CDS encoding branched-chain amino acid ABC transporter substrate-binding protein; the protein is MKKTVLSLTVLTTLALGSANAATVVKLATISPLSGSSSNLGLQIKNGAQLAVNEMKAEFAKAGMTLSLVAYDDQADPATGTAAARRVVADRTVLGVVGTLNSGVAIPASAVLAPSHVAMISPANTNEKVTDRGLSNMNRVCARDDAQGPAGGDFVVGTLKAKKVYVLNDKTPYGQGLADQAEKAMKAKGVTIVQSEGVAAEDRDFTALITKIQTLKPDAIYFGGLYGQVGPFAKQLRDKGIQTPIVGGDGYDSDDLTKLAGTGANNLYFTTVAPPLDAVPAAKALAASFQTTFKTDMQGFGLMGYDSAKIALQGMLNAYKAAGNKVPTRTQVETAVRTGTFNVVTGQVKFDKNGDRQTAKMYVIAVKNGARSTAGTVNVVRQ
- a CDS encoding branched-chain amino acid ABC transporter permease, encoding MDFQTFGTVLLQVFVGGLSLGVLYAIIALGYTMVYGVLQLINFAHSEVFIAGGIVGFLVFDAVQASTMNGYLKLLLACIAAMAVSGLLNVVIERLAYRPLRGAQRLVPLITAIGVSLILQDLLRFLVGLRGQFDLSVPLPQGFSNPITSLLGINISLLNLQVKDLILIGVAAVMLIGLNLLVNRTQLGRAIRAVAHDRQTSGLMGIDANRIISLTFLIGGALGGLGGVMFAMKYQALNAYSGTLPGIKAFTAAVLGGIGSIPGAVLGGLVLGWLETLLGVISLFSSLPGLHWLGAIKAEYKDLGAFLALILILFLKPAGLLGRSAAEKV